From a region of the Candidatus Brocadia sp. genome:
- a CDS encoding S8 family serine peptidase, whose translation MGEHRAIQVGGQEFGHIYHRARDPGKGDNHVDIFLYPGAPSGSWLVTLIGEDIVDGRFHCWVERDNSCPQCQSRFDPHDAVPASTIGTICNGFRTIAVGAYNPHSPDLEVAIFSSSGPTADGRQKPDLVAPGVRILAARSSSRDQNIGVPMLTRKSGTSMASPHVAGTIACMFETAQRPLWIQETRKILLSACRTITAPSEIAARVGNGCLDIKKAVEAARIFTQEGLHQDSKMIPAGEEKAEFQSSTNRLTIEEPLSCAAQINKTQSRFLESNASGDDPSGTKEMDKSCMVSNIVQESHEEENREREIAKDVVMNRNDECSREEDFEDEFFTEEEKGEDEEYEEYVEEDEESEEDSGKRNFILISGGPGLFDDRDVEHDKSWANYVTPPLLMTDTEKKRKKFARADEEVWWFVYKPAYESRWDDDQKNGRKSIKEVKGKGFTSYVDMVEGRAKERGWNLSWLNTADDLWKKLKTFSKSSVSRVWYWGHARDDLWLSLGHSSASEAVAPESYEIIPVSSIDSNKKLRKRFQKGNPKRIHRFVGCNTSAFAQAWSKAFKVWSEGVEEKVDFSAIHKTGGEPSLVGSATIKFFSPKGIEADPTEAWQGEIATAEDSWPEESDNELLEGEEDNKEEAEVSEICESGDDGEQDDEVFPEVEKSFGVELVDLADEAISAGNGILSGSALLHETLSKAGIAETVSPLGAGSFPSPASIFDSFARGGSPALRRHYEQFFEVVAIPGSRLGEPLQRGDMIVRRALGEGQLAHLAIVATPELWGQNQLMGRGLYGESDRPGFYVQVVEGGSRPHTLADSFARRVLDSRGRLYPDSAILRVVRRPQGIPIIEGEDIGYSENLRTYTASRFQGDAILIEVLNNRKELKKGSKGGAVGTAVRKVQEALLDLGYTLPKFGADGNFESETKAAVQAFQKDQKRVVPSLKVDGIVGDETMTRFDVVFALLDRPCGAPTAGATDPTAGGGFQPGNSNYTSGTISAFGDTLEVRGNVFYPAAVAGSGVPFALAAGGASPIVFIAHGNHARFHDPAERRRERGNNPGGWTRIGNHRGYVYLQEALARLGIISVSVDCHDLNGPTPMSDINIAQRAMLIIAAMRHFQALNAPGSGSIFEGRIDFLRVGLLGHSRGAESVLFVPSITSSVVASLLQGLQNVTFRGVISLAPTDTATITSAPAGIPFMTILPAADGDVRDNDGAKFYDQTTPSPFKVQLYLHRANHNFFNTEWVNSEWQRPWPSVGGPPPAQLEPPLMAENEHRRILSVYATAFFRHTLLGTPFIEILTGRESPPGVNTADIQISAEISTSTTVDNYENSNIRINTLGQTTVDAGTLTSREVVFFQPGVVPDTTYFGNTHGMVAQSPTALGTFREPFIGELNLTGREVWIRAAEVYNGIAIPVDATGFQIGLEDAAGVVSFVPSGALPRPFDREAADLAKFGVNLTKTMLKTVRFPANCFTHARPSLDLTRIRAAIIRLNRPDARDFAFDQLQIVTV comes from the coding sequence TTGGGTGAGCATCGCGCTATCCAGGTTGGCGGTCAGGAATTCGGTCATATCTATCACCGGGCGCGCGATCCAGGTAAGGGTGACAACCATGTCGATATTTTTCTTTATCCGGGGGCTCCATCTGGATCATGGCTGGTCACCTTGATTGGAGAAGATATCGTTGATGGACGATTCCACTGCTGGGTGGAGCGCGACAATTCTTGTCCGCAATGTCAATCCCGGTTTGATCCTCATGATGCTGTGCCTGCTTCCACAATAGGCACTATTTGTAACGGGTTTCGCACCATTGCGGTAGGTGCGTACAATCCTCATTCTCCTGATTTGGAGGTGGCGATTTTTAGTAGTTCCGGACCAACGGCAGATGGCCGTCAGAAACCCGATCTCGTTGCACCCGGTGTTCGTATCTTAGCAGCCCGTTCCAGCTCCCGGGATCAGAATATTGGGGTGCCTATGCTCACGAGAAAATCGGGAACGAGCATGGCGTCTCCCCATGTGGCGGGGACTATAGCATGCATGTTTGAAACTGCCCAACGACCGCTCTGGATCCAAGAGACTCGAAAGATACTTTTAAGTGCTTGCAGAACTATTACGGCACCGTCAGAAATCGCTGCCCGCGTTGGAAATGGCTGTCTTGATATTAAAAAAGCCGTGGAGGCTGCTCGCATATTCACACAAGAAGGATTACACCAAGACAGTAAGATGATACCAGCCGGGGAAGAAAAAGCAGAATTCCAATCTTCCACAAATCGGTTAACTATAGAAGAACCGTTATCGTGTGCGGCACAGATAAACAAGACCCAATCTCGATTTTTAGAATCAAACGCGTCAGGCGATGACCCTTCAGGTACCAAAGAGATGGACAAATCTTGCATGGTGAGTAATATCGTACAGGAATCTCATGAGGAAGAAAACCGCGAAAGAGAAATTGCAAAGGATGTGGTTATGAATAGAAATGACGAATGTTCAAGAGAAGAAGACTTCGAAGATGAGTTCTTCACTGAAGAGGAAAAGGGGGAAGACGAGGAATATGAAGAATACGTTGAAGAGGATGAGGAGTCTGAGGAAGACTCGGGAAAGCGCAATTTTATCCTGATTTCTGGCGGTCCCGGCTTGTTTGACGACCGGGATGTGGAGCATGATAAATCATGGGCAAACTACGTCACCCCCCCTTTATTGATGACCGATACTGAAAAAAAGCGTAAGAAATTTGCTCGGGCGGATGAAGAGGTCTGGTGGTTTGTCTATAAACCAGCCTATGAAAGCAGATGGGATGATGATCAAAAGAATGGTCGTAAGTCAATTAAGGAGGTGAAAGGCAAAGGTTTTACTTCTTATGTTGATATGGTTGAGGGACGGGCAAAGGAGAGAGGTTGGAATCTAAGCTGGTTGAATACGGCTGATGATCTGTGGAAGAAGCTAAAGACGTTCAGCAAAAGCTCTGTCTCACGCGTGTGGTACTGGGGCCATGCTCGTGACGACCTGTGGCTCTCACTAGGCCATAGTTCTGCAAGCGAAGCTGTTGCGCCCGAGTCATACGAGATTATTCCTGTCTCCTCGATTGATAGCAATAAAAAACTTCGGAAACGATTCCAAAAAGGGAATCCAAAGAGGATACACCGCTTTGTAGGGTGCAATACAAGTGCATTTGCCCAGGCGTGGTCTAAGGCATTTAAGGTTTGGAGTGAGGGTGTGGAGGAAAAGGTTGACTTCTCCGCCATTCATAAAACAGGCGGAGAGCCAAGTCTTGTGGGAAGTGCCACAATCAAGTTTTTCTCGCCGAAGGGGATTGAGGCTGACCCCACGGAAGCCTGGCAGGGAGAGATTGCAACCGCTGAAGATTCATGGCCTGAGGAGTCGGACAATGAGTTATTGGAGGGAGAAGAAGATAATAAGGAAGAAGCGGAGGTCTCTGAAATCTGTGAGTCCGGAGATGACGGGGAACAGGACGATGAAGTGTTTCCGGAAGTCGAGAAGAGTTTTGGCGTTGAACTTGTTGATCTGGCGGATGAGGCCATTTCTGCCGGAAATGGTATTCTTTCCGGGAGCGCGCTACTGCATGAGACGCTATCCAAAGCCGGCATTGCGGAGACCGTAAGCCCTCTTGGTGCGGGAAGTTTTCCTTCGCCGGCATCGATCTTTGATTCCTTTGCACGCGGTGGAAGTCCGGCGTTACGGCGTCATTACGAACAATTTTTCGAGGTAGTGGCCATCCCTGGCTCGCGGCTTGGCGAACCCCTCCAGAGGGGGGACATGATTGTCCGCCGAGCCCTTGGCGAAGGGCAGCTTGCTCACCTGGCTATAGTGGCCACACCTGAGCTATGGGGACAGAATCAGTTAATGGGGAGAGGATTATATGGCGAAAGTGATCGTCCCGGCTTCTACGTGCAGGTAGTCGAAGGTGGATCCCGACCTCACACCCTGGCTGATTCGTTTGCACGGCGCGTACTCGACTCCAGGGGCCGTCTGTACCCAGACTCGGCGATTCTGCGCGTTGTACGTCGTCCACAGGGTATCCCGATCATAGAGGGTGAAGATATCGGCTACAGCGAAAACCTGCGGACTTATACAGCCTCTCGTTTTCAGGGAGACGCTATTCTCATCGAAGTCCTTAATAACAGAAAGGAATTAAAAAAGGGGAGCAAAGGCGGAGCCGTTGGCACTGCAGTCAGGAAGGTGCAGGAGGCCCTCCTCGACCTCGGATATACCCTCCCTAAATTCGGGGCAGACGGCAATTTTGAAAGTGAGACCAAAGCGGCAGTTCAGGCATTCCAGAAAGACCAGAAAAGGGTTGTGCCGAGTCTGAAGGTTGACGGGATTGTTGGAGACGAGACCATGACCCGGTTTGATGTCGTATTTGCTTTGCTCGACAGACCCTGCGGCGCCCCCACCGCCGGCGCAACTGACCCGACGGCGGGCGGTGGTTTCCAACCCGGAAACAGCAATTACACTAGCGGTACGATCTCAGCCTTCGGTGACACCCTTGAGGTTAGGGGTAACGTCTTTTACCCCGCTGCGGTTGCTGGTTCAGGTGTGCCTTTTGCCTTGGCGGCAGGAGGCGCATCGCCCATAGTATTTATCGCTCATGGCAATCACGCCCGCTTCCATGACCCTGCCGAACGGAGACGGGAAAGAGGAAACAACCCGGGAGGCTGGACCCGGATCGGCAACCACCGGGGCTATGTTTACTTGCAAGAAGCCTTGGCCAGGCTGGGAATTATCTCTGTTTCCGTGGATTGTCATGATCTCAATGGTCCTACTCCGATGAGCGATATCAATATTGCTCAGCGTGCTATGCTCATCATTGCGGCCATGCGCCACTTCCAGGCGCTAAACGCTCCCGGCAGCGGCTCAATTTTTGAGGGACGTATTGACTTTTTAAGAGTAGGGCTTCTGGGGCATTCCCGCGGAGCTGAGTCTGTTTTGTTCGTTCCATCAATAACATCATCTGTAGTAGCAAGCTTGTTGCAGGGCCTGCAGAATGTCACTTTCCGAGGGGTGATATCCCTGGCGCCAACGGATACAGCCACGATAACGAGCGCGCCAGCGGGTATACCGTTCATGACAATCCTGCCAGCAGCTGATGGGGATGTTCGTGATAACGACGGGGCAAAATTTTACGACCAGACCACTCCTTCTCCGTTCAAAGTTCAATTATACCTCCATAGGGCTAACCACAATTTCTTCAACACCGAATGGGTGAATAGCGAGTGGCAGCGACCATGGCCATCGGTTGGGGGACCGCCTCCGGCGCAGCTGGAACCGCCTTTAATGGCGGAGAATGAACACCGGCGCATCTTATCGGTATACGCAACCGCTTTCTTCCGTCACACGCTCCTTGGTACACCATTCATTGAGATTTTGACAGGGCGGGAGAGTCCGCCAGGCGTCAATACCGCCGACATCCAAATCTCTGCAGAAATCTCAACCTCTACTACCGTTGATAATTACGAAAACAGCAATATTCGGATAAATACCCTGGGTCAAACGACCGTGGATGCAGGCACCCTTACTTCAAGAGAAGTCGTCTTTTTTCAGCCCGGTGTGGTACCTGACACGACGTA
- a CDS encoding S8 family serine peptidase has product MDPRLEEVIEEGEGAEEVEVILKLRRGDIIPPHVRIITQFGDITTCRLRRDQIHGVWEHPATVSVKGSRYVAPEPEFVGESEVLDTRNFPSDSRRPGSVESTGQGVVIGIVDWGFDFVHPNFRSDDGSTRLLALWDQGNTTAIEKPVPYGYGVVYSPDEINRSLQSPQPYETLGYHPDDSDPLGYGTHGTHVCDIAAGNGRVEGSPLGIAPEADIVFVNLAAQGTGGLANLGDSVRILEALDFIARVAGKRPWVVNLSLGRCGGPHTGLTLVEQGMDALLLQAPGRAICMSTGNYFDERVHAAGQLSPGKNIPSPGGQTRRILPPTNWSAGTQGMIHS; this is encoded by the coding sequence GTGGATCCCCGTCTGGAAGAGGTCATTGAAGAGGGAGAAGGAGCCGAAGAAGTTGAGGTGATTCTAAAGCTACGGCGGGGTGATATCATTCCTCCCCATGTGCGGATCATAACACAATTTGGGGATATTACCACCTGCCGGTTGAGGCGTGATCAAATTCATGGGGTATGGGAACATCCGGCAACGGTAAGCGTAAAGGGTTCACGGTATGTGGCGCCCGAACCGGAGTTTGTTGGTGAAAGCGAAGTATTAGATACCAGGAATTTCCCCAGTGACTCCCGGCGTCCCGGTTCGGTGGAATCCACTGGCCAGGGGGTGGTCATTGGTATCGTCGACTGGGGCTTTGACTTCGTACATCCCAATTTTCGAAGTGATGATGGCTCTACCCGGTTACTGGCCCTCTGGGATCAGGGCAATACAACAGCTATAGAAAAGCCCGTCCCTTATGGCTACGGCGTTGTCTATTCACCGGATGAGATAAACAGATCCCTTCAAAGCCCGCAACCATACGAAACCTTGGGCTATCATCCAGACGATAGTGACCCTTTGGGCTATGGCACCCACGGCACCCATGTTTGCGATATTGCTGCAGGAAACGGACGAGTAGAGGGCAGTCCCCTGGGTATTGCGCCGGAGGCGGATATTGTCTTTGTCAATCTTGCAGCTCAGGGCACAGGTGGCCTGGCAAATCTGGGAGATAGTGTGAGGATTTTAGAGGCCCTGGATTTTATTGCCAGGGTTGCCGGGAAGAGGCCGTGGGTGGTTAACCTCAGCCTTGGCCGGTGTGGCGGGCCTCACACGGGCTTGACCCTTGTGGAGCAGGGCATGGATGCGCTGTTACTCCAGGCCCCTGGTAGGGCTATCTGTATGAGCACGGGAAACTATTTTGATGAACGGGTGCATGCCGCTGGCCAATTATCCCCGGGCAAAAACATACCCTCACCTGGTGGACAAACAAGGCGGATTTTACCCCCAACGAACTGGAGTGCTGGTACTCAGGGAATGATTCATTCATAG
- a CDS encoding DUF3467 domain-containing protein → MGCDTSKDFQGGEKLEGRYANTFKVGQNAFEIVIDFGQSYTEGENECFHTRIVSSPFYANILLKTLQESIERYEQAFGPISKGDEEGE, encoded by the coding sequence ATGGGCTGTGACACATCGAAAGATTTCCAAGGAGGCGAAAAATTAGAAGGGCGGTATGCGAACACCTTTAAGGTCGGGCAAAATGCCTTTGAGATTGTGATCGATTTTGGTCAATCGTATACCGAAGGAGAGAATGAATGTTTTCATACCCGGATCGTCAGCAGTCCCTTTTATGCGAATATCCTGTTAAAGACACTGCAGGAGTCCATAGAACGATATGAGCAGGCCTTTGGACCTATATCGAAAGGGGATGAGGAGGGCGAATAA
- a CDS encoding type II toxin-antitoxin system VapC family toxin codes for MNLAVDTSIIIAVITNESHKKQLIKATSNVDLIAPSSLHWEIGNAFSAMFKRKKINIRQAISALEAYRQISLRFSDIELDVALELSNNLNIYAYDAYVIGCALKHNAALISLDDRLLRAASQAGVKIREV; via the coding sequence ATGAATTTAGCCGTAGATACTTCAATCATCATTGCAGTGATAACAAACGAAAGTCATAAAAAACAGCTGATTAAAGCAACCAGCAACGTTGACCTAATTGCTCCATCATCTCTTCATTGGGAAATCGGAAACGCCTTTTCAGCAATGTTTAAACGAAAAAAAATTAACATAAGACAAGCAATTTCGGCTCTTGAGGCATACCGCCAGATTTCTCTACGTTTTAGCGATATCGAGCTCGATGTTGCCCTTGAATTGTCAAACAATTTGAACATTTATGCTTATGATGCATATGTCATTGGGTGTGCATTAAAACATAACGCTGCTTTGATTTCACTCGATGACAGATTACTAAGGGCAGCCAGCCAAGCTGGGGTAAAAATCAGAGAGGTATAG
- a CDS encoding type II toxin-antitoxin system Phd/YefM family antitoxin, translating to MTTYTFSEARQKLSSVLEKARSEGEVLIKRKDGSTFVVKPVSAKKSPLDVTGVNVNLSAKEIVDIVREIRER from the coding sequence ATGACGACATATACATTTTCGGAGGCACGACAAAAGTTATCGTCTGTACTTGAAAAGGCGCGATCTGAAGGCGAAGTGCTGATCAAAAGAAAGGATGGTTCCACATTTGTTGTAAAACCGGTTTCTGCAAAAAAATCACCGCTTGATGTTACAGGTGTTAACGTAAATCTTTCCGCAAAAGAGATTGTCGATATTGTTCGTGAAATCAGAGAGCGATAA
- a CDS encoding sigma-54 dependent transcriptional regulator produces MKTPTILIVERNDTLRKELKRFLLQQKYNSLESSNKTEALGIIQCSVVHLVIVGSLDGGRDSLQMAQEIRQWNSAIPLILITHDSTEALAIAALKLGISDYFKHPVSFEGLAASIRRCLSGPVVHTPSGTQETPRQGLFKRGKFIGDSLPMREIKTCIGKVAQTDSNVLITGETGTGKELTAELVHQNSPRNKNPFVCINCTAIPDSLLESELFGYERGAFTGADTLKEGKLKQSDGGTVFLDEIGDMSIYHQAKILRVIENRQIQRLGGKGSIPLNIRFVAATNKNLEEMVSEGRFRKDLYYRLNVVNIHLPPLRQRKEDIFILLDHYMYELNRRFGRHVKGFAADALEFFHTYNWPGNIRELKNLLEAIMANKDSGWVSIQDLPASFRNRVIDGRMLSQDEKDRVLAVLLSTNWNKAEAARKLSWSRMTLYRKLERYHISTGKKEASGYL; encoded by the coding sequence ATGAAGACACCAACAATTTTAATCGTGGAACGGAATGATACGTTGCGGAAGGAGCTGAAACGGTTTTTGCTTCAGCAGAAATATAATAGTCTCGAATCGTCCAATAAAACAGAAGCCCTTGGGATCATTCAATGCAGCGTCGTTCATCTTGTTATCGTTGGATCGCTTGATGGTGGCCGGGATAGCCTGCAGATGGCACAAGAGATACGTCAGTGGAATAGCGCCATTCCCCTTATCCTGATCACCCACGATAGCACCGAAGCCCTTGCCATTGCGGCCCTGAAACTTGGGATTAGCGACTATTTCAAACATCCCGTTTCATTCGAGGGCCTTGCTGCAAGTATTCGAAGATGCCTCTCTGGTCCCGTTGTTCACACCCCTTCCGGCACACAAGAAACTCCTCGTCAGGGTCTTTTCAAGAGAGGGAAATTCATCGGTGATTCTTTACCAATGAGAGAGATCAAAACCTGCATTGGAAAGGTGGCGCAGACGGACAGTAACGTGCTCATTACAGGAGAGACCGGGACGGGCAAGGAACTGACGGCTGAACTTGTCCATCAGAATAGCCCAAGGAATAAGAACCCCTTTGTATGCATTAACTGTACTGCCATACCTGACAGCCTCCTGGAAAGCGAGCTCTTTGGATACGAAAGAGGGGCATTTACCGGCGCTGATACCCTGAAGGAGGGCAAGCTGAAACAGTCGGACGGCGGCACGGTCTTCCTTGATGAGATTGGCGACATGAGCATCTATCACCAGGCAAAGATTCTGCGGGTCATTGAAAACAGGCAGATACAGCGGTTGGGTGGCAAGGGAAGCATTCCCTTAAATATCAGGTTTGTTGCGGCTACCAATAAGAATCTGGAGGAGATGGTGTCAGAAGGCAGGTTCAGAAAAGATCTCTATTACCGGCTCAACGTGGTGAACATTCACCTACCGCCGCTCAGGCAGCGAAAGGAGGATATTTTTATATTGTTAGACCATTACATGTATGAATTAAACAGACGTTTCGGGCGTCATGTGAAAGGGTTCGCTGCGGATGCTTTGGAGTTCTTCCACACCTATAATTGGCCAGGCAACATCCGGGAGCTAAAGAATCTTTTAGAGGCGATTATGGCCAACAAAGACTCCGGCTGGGTATCGATTCAAGACCTGCCGGCATCCTTTCGAAATCGGGTTATAGACGGGAGAATGCTTTCCCAAGACGAGAAGGATCGTGTGCTTGCCGTTCTCTTGTCCACCAATTGGAATAAGGCAGAGGCAGCCAGGAAGCTCAGCTGGTCAAGGATGACCCTTTACCGGAAGCTCGAAAGGTATCACATCAGTACGGGGAAGAAGGAAGCGTCCGGATATTTATAG
- the mnmE gene encoding tRNA uridine-5-carboxymethylaminomethyl(34) synthesis GTPase MnmE: MYPGMQDTIVAVSTPAGRSFHAIIRISGPEAIPCVRSIFIPATNIEWKDIPSYSSLKGFICSSKEQVSIPVFLYLMKKPFSYTKEDVVEIHTTGSPPLLEILLDTLLSEKIQAHRSIRLSQPGEFTKRAFLHGRIDLAQAEATMRIIRAQTDLELAAAVEQLTGNVSRQIRQIQDKIVSLLAQIEAAIDFSDQDIELIPATEIIRQLAELKIAISRLFHQPETGKVSTEGIGAVFYGKPNVGKSSLINALLGKRRSIVSDVPGTTRDIVADTVEIGGICFKLTDTAGVEVIKEAGIAGLTEKVQSVLKRAQVVLLVFDGSLSLAEQFLELKVDDLAAITIVIVNKSDLTSLRQSLPPELEKYPVVYTSAQTGEGLEELKYLLIDTVLGGRIETIPCLMNIRQKDALQRSLHSVQCAVESAQRDESHEFIALDVRAAADAMGEVLGSVTTEDILTKIFSEFCIGK, translated from the coding sequence ATGTACCCCGGAATGCAGGATACGATTGTTGCGGTGTCTACACCGGCGGGGAGATCATTTCATGCAATCATCAGGATCAGCGGACCCGAAGCCATTCCGTGCGTCAGAAGTATTTTTATTCCAGCCACGAACATTGAGTGGAAAGATATTCCGTCCTATAGCTCGCTAAAGGGATTCATTTGCTCTTCAAAGGAACAGGTCAGTATTCCCGTGTTTTTGTACCTTATGAAAAAGCCCTTTTCTTACACAAAGGAGGATGTCGTAGAAATTCACACCACTGGCTCTCCGCCGCTTCTGGAAATACTTTTAGACACCCTTCTCTCGGAAAAGATTCAGGCACACAGGAGCATCCGGCTTTCGCAGCCGGGAGAATTTACCAAACGCGCCTTTTTACACGGGCGGATCGACCTTGCGCAGGCCGAAGCCACCATGCGCATCATCCGGGCACAGACAGACCTTGAGCTCGCCGCAGCGGTTGAGCAATTGACAGGAAACGTATCACGGCAGATCAGGCAGATACAGGACAAGATAGTTTCTCTTTTGGCGCAGATAGAGGCCGCCATTGACTTTTCAGACCAGGATATCGAACTGATACCGGCGACGGAAATTATCCGGCAACTAGCAGAGCTAAAAATAGCCATCTCCCGTCTTTTCCATCAGCCAGAAACCGGTAAGGTTTCGACGGAGGGGATTGGTGCCGTTTTTTATGGCAAACCCAATGTGGGGAAATCGAGCCTGATTAATGCCCTTCTGGGGAAGAGAAGGTCGATTGTCAGCGACGTGCCGGGAACAACCCGGGATATCGTTGCCGATACGGTGGAGATTGGAGGAATTTGTTTCAAACTGACGGATACTGCAGGAGTGGAAGTTATCAAAGAAGCCGGGATTGCAGGGTTAACGGAAAAGGTGCAATCCGTCCTGAAACGGGCGCAGGTAGTGTTGCTTGTCTTTGATGGTAGTCTCAGTTTGGCTGAACAATTTCTGGAACTAAAGGTGGACGATTTGGCCGCCATTACGATTGTTATCGTCAACAAATCCGATCTAACATCTCTCCGCCAGTCACTTCCTCCGGAGCTTGAAAAGTATCCTGTTGTCTATACCTCTGCACAAACCGGAGAGGGGCTTGAAGAATTAAAATACCTGCTGATAGATACCGTTCTGGGCGGCAGGATAGAGACCATTCCGTGTCTCATGAATATCCGTCAAAAGGATGCCCTGCAGCGATCCCTCCATTCGGTTCAATGTGCCGTGGAATCAGCGCAGCGTGATGAAAGCCACGAATTTATTGCGTTAGACGTGCGTGCAGCAGCAGATGCCATGGGTGAGGTACTGGGGTCCGTTACAACGGAAGATATTTTAACGAAAATATTTTCTGAATTTTGTATCGGGAAATAA
- the yidC gene encoding membrane protein insertase YidC, which produces MDKKALIAVIVCGIIMILYYPFILPLLSSKKAAVTEAPTEAVAPQKTVDVKTPESPRTPPVHTIQPQQDIPVQEMVLENAFVKTIWTNEGAALKSIQLKQFKDAEAKNVLDLVKNGNMEYRPLAIDAILQQTNFHRQRYHIAEHSADKIVFTTRLEEGINLVKTVSMPPDKYHINMDVAIENTTDAEAPASYSIIASSLITLEGEPSADVAAVAGVDMGNKRTKLIKMALKELPSKNESMGIVWAGSTNKYFSTILKPASGDMIAWVNAQPFNAEGMLTNEKPEHADFMVTVQTNKFRVPPHETVRHSYSYFMGPKKEQILGQYETLGILLSYGWFTAISKVLLTFLNAVYRVIPNYGISIIVLTIIIKAILFPLTRKSQVSMFRMQQLQPMINQLKEKYKHDKQKMGREQMMLFKKYGVNPMSGCLPMLLQLPVFFALFRTLQLSFEMRQASFMFWINDLSRPDTLMMLPFSIPFIGSALNILPLIMTGASFAQMKVTPKAPATDPQAQAQQKMMSFMPIMFAFVLYHMPSGLTVYWTTSTIFSIIEGIVIRKTIKKIRI; this is translated from the coding sequence ATGGATAAAAAGGCGCTGATTGCTGTGATTGTTTGTGGGATAATTATGATATTGTATTATCCTTTCATCTTACCCTTGCTTTCTTCAAAAAAGGCTGCCGTTACCGAAGCACCAACGGAGGCCGTTGCTCCGCAAAAAACCGTGGATGTCAAGACGCCTGAATCGCCGCGAACGCCTCCCGTTCACACGATACAGCCTCAGCAGGATATTCCTGTACAGGAAATGGTTCTCGAAAATGCATTTGTAAAAACCATATGGACAAATGAAGGCGCTGCGCTCAAGTCGATTCAACTCAAACAGTTCAAAGATGCGGAGGCAAAAAATGTCCTTGATTTAGTAAAAAATGGAAATATGGAATACCGGCCTCTTGCCATTGATGCCATCCTGCAGCAAACGAATTTTCACCGGCAGCGATACCATATCGCTGAGCATAGTGCCGACAAGATCGTGTTTACCACCAGGCTGGAGGAAGGGATAAACCTTGTCAAAACGGTCTCGATGCCGCCGGATAAGTATCATATTAATATGGATGTAGCTATAGAAAATACCACCGATGCAGAAGCCCCTGCCTCATACAGTATTATTGCATCTTCACTGATTACCCTTGAAGGGGAACCTTCTGCGGACGTAGCAGCAGTGGCCGGAGTGGATATGGGAAATAAGAGGACAAAACTAATAAAGATGGCGCTAAAGGAATTGCCGTCGAAAAATGAATCGATGGGCATTGTTTGGGCAGGGTCAACGAATAAGTATTTCTCCACGATCCTGAAACCCGCTTCCGGCGATATGATTGCATGGGTCAATGCGCAGCCATTCAATGCCGAGGGAATGCTCACGAATGAAAAACCAGAGCATGCTGATTTTATGGTGACCGTGCAAACAAACAAGTTCCGGGTTCCGCCGCATGAGACGGTCAGACACAGTTATAGCTATTTCATGGGACCGAAAAAAGAGCAAATCCTGGGACAGTATGAGACGTTAGGCATCCTTCTGAGCTATGGCTGGTTTACTGCAATAAGCAAAGTGCTGTTGACGTTTTTAAACGCCGTCTACCGGGTAATTCCTAACTACGGTATCTCTATCATTGTATTAACCATTATTATTAAGGCCATCCTCTTTCCCCTCACCAGGAAAAGTCAGGTTTCCATGTTCCGGATGCAGCAGTTGCAGCCCATGATTAATCAACTGAAGGAAAAATACAAGCATGATAAACAGAAGATGGGAAGAGAGCAGATGATGTTATTTAAAAAATACGGAGTGAATCCTATGAGCGGCTGCTTGCCCATGCTCCTGCAACTCCCGGTGTTTTTTGCGCTTTTCCGCACCTTGCAGCTTTCTTTCGAGATGAGGCAGGCATCCTTTATGTTTTGGATTAATGACCTTTCAAGGCCGGATACCTTGATGATGCTTCCCTTTAGCATCCCGTTCATCGGGAGCGCCCTCAATATCCTGCCGTTAATTATGACCGGAGCTTCCTTTGCCCAGATGAAGGTTACTCCCAAAGCGCCGGCAACAGACCCCCAGGCACAGGCACAGCAGAAGATGATGTCATTTATGCCAATCATGTTTGCCTTCGTCCTCTATCATATGCCATCAGGACTCACGGTCTACTGGACAACAAGCACCATATTTAGTATTATCGAGGGCATCGTGATTCGAAAGACCATTAAGAAGATAAGAATCTAA
- a CDS encoding Trm112 family protein has product MITKELLDILACPLCKTDVCLEGDSIVCRTCGRRYPIRDDIPVMLVDEAKLPEEPKKIHG; this is encoded by the coding sequence ATGATTACAAAAGAATTGCTGGATATCCTTGCCTGTCCCCTCTGTAAGACGGACGTCTGTTTGGAAGGCGACAGCATTGTGTGTCGAACATGCGGACGGCGATATCCCATAAGAGACGATATTCCCGTTATGTTAGTTGATGAGGCAAAATTGCCGGAGGAACCAAAAAAGATTCATGGATAA